The window CTTCGGAATATCTTGTGCATCTACAGGAGCAGAGTCTAAAGCATCGCGAAAAGGACCATAAAAAGCAGAAGCATATTTAGCAGAATAACTCATGATTCCGGCATCTGCATAGCCTTCATCTTCAAAGGCTTCACGGATAGATAAAATACGACCATCCATCATATCGCTTGGTGCTACAAAATCGGCTCCAGCTTCTATATGAGAAACACTCATTTCGGTTAATACGTCTACACTTTCATCGTTAATAACTTTACCATCTTCAATAATACCATCGTGACCATAAATAGAATATGGATCTAGTGCTACATCTGTCATTACTAACATCTGCGGACAAGCATTCTTAACCGTTTTTATAGCGCGTTGCATTAATCCGTTAGGATTTACTGCTTCCGTACCTTTATTGTCTTTTAAATTGTCTGGTACTTTTACAAATAGTAACACCGATTTTAAACCTAGTTTCCAAAGCTCTTTTACTTCGGCTTGTAGTAAATCTAAACTGTAACGATAGTAATTTGGCATCGATGCAATTTCTTCCTTAATACCTTTTCCTTCCACTACAAAAAGTGGTACTAAAAAATCGTTTGGTGAAATGATGGTTTCTCTAACTAAGCTTCTAATCGCTTCGTTGGTTCTTAATCTTCTATTTCTTTTAATTGGATACATATTATATTAGTTTTTGGCATAACCTAAGTAATACCATTTGTTATTTTCTTTTATAAAAGCAGATTTTTCATGAATCACATCTACTTTGCTGTTTTCATAAAAATAGGCGTTAAAGGTTACTGTACCTTCTTTATCCTTTTCTAAACCTTTGGTAGTTTCTTCTATTTCTAGTTTTATCCACGCTACAGATTTTGCCCATTTTACAATCGCTTTTTTTTCGGATGTTGGTCTTGTAGAGCTATGATGCGTTTCCATTAAGTAATCGCCATTTGCTAATACAAATGCACTATATCTGGAACGCATAAGTTGTTGTGCTGTTTCTGTTTTTCCATTATTTAAATGAAAGACTTCACAGCAGGATTTGTAAGTTTTGTTATTTCCGCAGTAGCAATTCATTTTAAGCCCAATCTATAGGATTTTGTAAAATTTCAATTAAACGTTCTTCTTCACTACCAGCTTCTGGATGATGGTCATAAACCCATTGTACGTGTGGAGGAAGACTCATTAAAATACTTTCGATTCTTCCGTTTGTTTTTAATCCGAAAAGCGTTCCCTTATCATGCACTAAATTGAATTCCACATAACGACCACGACGAATTTCTTGCCAATCGCGTTGTGCTTTCGTATAGTCTAAATCTTTTCTTTTTTCCGCAATAGGAACATAGGCTTCTAGGAAACTATCGCCAACTTCGGTAACAAAATCATGCCAGTTTTGCATACTCATTTCTTCGGAAGCTTTACAGTAATCGAAGAATAAACCGCCAATACCACGACCTTCATTTCGGTGTGCATTATAGAAATATTCGTCACAACGTGCTTTATATTTTGTATAAAATTCTGGATTGTGCTTGTCGCAAGCCGTTTTGCAAGTCTGATGAAAGTGTTTCGCATCCTCATCAAACAAATAATAAGGCGTTAGATCTTGTCCGCCACCAAACCATTGGTCTACAATATTTCCTTCTTTATCATACATTTCAAAATAACGCCAATTCGCGTGTACCGTTGGAACCATTGGGTTTTTAGGATGCAATACCAAGCTCAATCCGCAAGCAAAAAAATCGGCATCTTCTACACCAAAATATTTTTGCATAGAATCTGGTAATTTACCGTGAACTCCAGAAATATTAACGCCTCCTTTTTCAAAAACGTTTCCGTTTTCTATTACTCTGGTTCTTCCGCCACCACCTTCAGGACGTTCCCAGATGTCTTCTTGAAAGGTTGCTTTACCATCCACTTTTTCTAGGCCAGCTGTAATAGTGTCTTGTAATTGATGTATGTATTTGAAAAATGTATCTTTCATTGACGACCTAGCAGGTCTAGAATCGTCATGATCCATATTAAAATCGTTGGAATTATTATTATTATTATTATTATTATTATTATGTGTTTCCATAAAGTTATTTAAATCATTAAAAAGGGCAATGATATATGGTTTTTTGTGACTAATTAACGTCACGTCTTTAGATAAAAATGATTTATAAGATGAAAACTCGTAAGTTTTAAAATCTTTAATCATATTATGATTTTCAGGATTCTTATGAATATATAAAATGAGTTGCTTTAAATAATCTTCATTATTAATTAGTTTCCTTTTAAAAGGTCTTTCCAGCAAAGCTCCAGTTCTAGAGTTTTGCTTATTAAATGCTTTAGTATAAGCATTAAATAAATTTGAAAATGCTTGGTTAACAACTTTGTTTTCCGAAGTCACTTCAATAGCAAAATGAAAATGGTTGTTTAATAGGCAATAAGCCAGGACATTAACTTTTGGACTTAAATGTTTAGTTACTAATTTTAGAAAATAAGTCATGTTCTCTTCATCGTGAAAAATAGTTTCACTATTTATTCCTCGATTATAAACATGGTAGTAATTTTCTTTTTTTAGTAATTCCATTGTTTTTTATTATTATAAGTTATAGACCTGCTAGGTTTGTTGTGATTTAGACCTACAAGGTTTTTAAAACCTCGCAGGTCTAACTTTATATTTATTCTATGGAAACCAGTCGGGTTTTCAAAACCTGCTAGGTTTGTATAATTCGTATAACTCCATGTCTAACGGGTTTTCATTAGTTGGAGTGAATTCGTTCTCTAATGTTTTTTGCCAAACAAAACCATTGTTTAAAGCGACGTTTACACTCGGTAAATTGTCTTTATGTGCAATGATTTGAAGTGTTTTTATGTCTAAATGATTAAATGCGTATTCGGATAATAGTTTTACGGCATTCGTAATTAGTTTTTTTCCTTTAAAAGGATAGCCAATGCAATAGGCAAATTCCCCTTGTTTTATTGTATGATCTAGTTCTTTAATATAGATTATTCCTACTAATTCTCTAGTTTCGGAATGTTTTAAAGTGAATAGATATTCTTCTTTCTTCTCCAATTGTTTGACTTTCTTTTCCGTAAACAGTTTGGCTAAAGTTGGTGTTGCATTTTCGGCTAAAGTACCTGGGAAATAGCGTTTAAACCGATCTTTATTGGAGACCATGAAATCGCAAAGCTTCCAAGCATCTCCGCTATGGATAGGATTTATTTCGAAGTCGTCAAAATATAAAGTCATTAGTTTAAAGTTTCTGTTTCTGGTTTTAATAGTTGTACTGTACTTATAGAAGCGGCAGTAACACTAAGAGGTAAAACCAAAATTACACCAATTACTGGAATTAATAAAAAGAGCATAAAAACGATTCCATTTCCTATAGCGATGCCTCGGTTTTTTCTAATAAACGATATGCTTTCGCGATAATTAAAGTGTCTTTCTAACGTGTAGTCCATATTACCAAAACCTGCGTAATATGCTTGTAATAAAAACAATAAAACGGTGGAGAATATATTGACTATAGGAATAAACTTAAGCAGTAATAACGGAATGGTAAACAAAAGTTCTTTTCCTAGGTTTCGAATATTGATACGAATTCCTCGCCATAACTGTTCTTTAAAAGAAGTTTTACGATGGGTGTGGTTTGCTATTCCTGTTAAGTGTGCTTCAATTTTCTCGGAAACCGGACTCATAAATGGCGCAGAAAGTGCCATGATAATGTGTTTGTAAATGATTAATCCAATGGCTAGAACTGCAATTCCTCCAATAACTGTAGAAATAGAGGTGAAGGTTTCTTTTCCCCATTCCCAAAACCAAATTTTTGCAATGAAATCACCAACATTATCCGATAAACCATAAGCGGTAATACCTATTATGGTTGCGGTTACTAAGCTGATAATTATTGGTATGAAAAAGAATTTCCAAAGTTTTAATTTAGAAATTAATGCGAAACTGTTTGCGTATGCTTTTAAGCCTTTTAGTATGTTTTTAACCA is drawn from Lacinutrix sp. WUR7 and contains these coding sequences:
- a CDS encoding YchJ family protein, with protein sequence MNCYCGNNKTYKSCCEVFHLNNGKTETAQQLMRSRYSAFVLANGDYLMETHHSSTRPTSEKKAIVKWAKSVAWIKLEIEETTKGLEKDKEGTVTFNAYFYENSKVDVIHEKSAFIKENNKWYYLGYAKN
- the hemB gene encoding porphobilinogen synthase, with amino-acid sequence MYPIKRNRRLRTNEAIRSLVRETIISPNDFLVPLFVVEGKGIKEEIASMPNYYRYSLDLLQAEVKELWKLGLKSVLLFVKVPDNLKDNKGTEAVNPNGLMQRAIKTVKNACPQMLVMTDVALDPYSIYGHDGIIEDGKVINDESVDVLTEMSVSHIEAGADFVAPSDMMDGRILSIREAFEDEGYADAGIMSYSAKYASAFYGPFRDALDSAPVDAQDIPKDKKSYQMDYANRFEAIRETEMDIDEGADIVMVKPGLCYLDIVREIKNEVDVPVAVYQVSGEYAMLKAAAEKGWLDHDAVMMEQITAIKRAGADIIASYFAKDVVKILND
- the hemF gene encoding oxygen-dependent coproporphyrinogen oxidase; translation: MKDTFFKYIHQLQDTITAGLEKVDGKATFQEDIWERPEGGGGRTRVIENGNVFEKGGVNISGVHGKLPDSMQKYFGVEDADFFACGLSLVLHPKNPMVPTVHANWRYFEMYDKEGNIVDQWFGGGQDLTPYYLFDEDAKHFHQTCKTACDKHNPEFYTKYKARCDEYFYNAHRNEGRGIGGLFFDYCKASEEMSMQNWHDFVTEVGDSFLEAYVPIAEKRKDLDYTKAQRDWQEIRRGRYVEFNLVHDKGTLFGLKTNGRIESILMSLPPHVQWVYDHHPEAGSEEERLIEILQNPIDWA
- a CDS encoding EI24 domain-containing protein, translated to MVKNILKGLKAYANSFALISKLKLWKFFFIPIIISLVTATIIGITAYGLSDNVGDFIAKIWFWEWGKETFTSISTVIGGIAVLAIGLIIYKHIIMALSAPFMSPVSEKIEAHLTGIANHTHRKTSFKEQLWRGIRINIRNLGKELLFTIPLLLLKFIPIVNIFSTVLLFLLQAYYAGFGNMDYTLERHFNYRESISFIRKNRGIAIGNGIVFMLFLLIPVIGVILVLPLSVTAASISTVQLLKPETETLN
- a CDS encoding GNAT family N-acetyltransferase, which codes for MTLYFDDFEINPIHSGDAWKLCDFMVSNKDRFKRYFPGTLAENATPTLAKLFTEKKVKQLEKKEEYLFTLKHSETRELVGIIYIKELDHTIKQGEFAYCIGYPFKGKKLITNAVKLLSEYAFNHLDIKTLQIIAHKDNLPSVNVALNNGFVWQKTLENEFTPTNENPLDMELYELYKPSRF